The Gadus chalcogrammus isolate NIFS_2021 chromosome 10, NIFS_Gcha_1.0, whole genome shotgun sequence genome contains a region encoding:
- the slitrk2 gene encoding SLIT and NTRK-like protein 2 isoform X2 gives MLNGVLLLSVLTVSTLSSSKTESRKTSASKDICKNRCPCEERENLLNINCENKGFTTVSLFQAPPNKISQLFLNGNFLSRLHANEFVHYGNVTSLHLGNNGLQDIRTGAFNGLRYLKRLHLNNNNLEVIKEDTFAGLESLEYLQADYNYISAIEPGAFSKLNKLKVLILNDNLLLSLPTNVFRFVLLTHLDLRGNRLKTLPFAGVLEHIGGIMEIQLEENPWNCTCDLIPLKSWLDTISVFVGDIVCETPFRLHGKDITQLIKQDLCPRRNAGERVIHPPSDSHILGGPPPPTFLPGMITPTRIPKASRPPKMRHRPTPRVNSKDKHVFGPIMVYQTRSPVPMLCPSVCVCTSQNPESGLNINCQERKLHNISELNPKPSYPKKLHLTGNYLQVIYRNDLTEYSSLELLHLGNNRIAVIQQGSFENLTNLRRLYLNGNYIESLSHSLFVGLQSLQYLYLEYNIIKEILPQTFNDLHNLQLLFLNNNLLRALPDSVFGGTMLTRLNLRNNHFSRLPVHGVLDQLSAFIQIDLQENPWDCTCDLVALKNWMELSSTSVVVNEITCDSPSKHAGRLLRSLRNEAICPDSSSSSSSTTSASTYSPPPPTESHLYPPELHPEVPLSVLILGLLVVFILSVCFGAGLFVFVLKRRKGMEHVPAGGNNLDLNSFQVQYGSYAAEPAPDKSSESHVYNYIPPPMGSMCQNPIYMQKDGEQVAFYRNLKELSFGPLDAKKDERLARSPGAYAISTVDFMDKSLAQCGVAVAPEPPELLYQNLAERSHKELPAAGGLPPFSYNFCTLPKRPCIVPPYEAASVRRLPANQEHLNKTVLYGTPRKYYGAEQPSKNNDHPLLLPGKLKTDLPDYLEVLEKHTAMSQL, from the exons ATGCTGAACGGCGTTCTTCTACTGAGCGTCCTCACTGTCTCCACTCTGTCCTCCTCCAAGACGGAGAGCCGCAAAACTTCGGCTTCCAAAGACATCTGCAAAAATCGCTGTCCCTGTGAAGAGAGGGAAAACCTTTTAAACATCAACTGTGAGAATAAAGGCTTTACGACGGTCAGTCTGTTTCAAGCACCCCCGAATAAAATCTCCCAGCTTTTCCTCAACGGCAACTTTCTCTCTCGGCTCCACGCCAACGAGTTTGTCCATTATGGGAATGTCACGTCGCTGCACCTGGGAAACAACGGCCTGCAGGACATCCGCACGGGGGCTTTTAACGGACTCCGGTACCTGAAGAGACTTCATCTGAATAACAACAACTTGGAGGTCATTAAAGAGGACACGTTCGCAGGACTGGAGAGCTTGGAGTATTTGCAGGCTGACTATAATTACATCAGCGCCATCGAGCCCGGCGCCTTCAGTAAACTGAACAAACTCAAAGTGCTCATTCTCAACGATAACCTGCTGCTGTCGTTGCCCACCAATGTGTTCCGTTTTGTGCTCCTCACACACTTGGATTTACGTGGCAACAGGCTTAAGACGCTGCCGTTCGCCGGGGTTTTGGAGCATATCGGTGGGATCATGGAAATCCAGCTGGAGGAGAACCCATGGAACTGTACCTGCGATTTAATTCCCCTCAAGTCTTGGCTGGACACTATTTCCGTGTTTGTGGGCGACATCGTGTGCGAAACGCCGTTCCGGCTGCACGGTAAGGATATTACTCAGCTTATCAAGCAGGATCTGTGTCCACGTAGGAACGCCGGGGAGCGCGTTATCCACCCCCCCTCCGACTCACACATCCTAGGGGGGCCGCCACCCCCCACCTTCCTACCGGGCATGATTACCCCCACCCGCATCCCTAAAGCCTCCCGCCCCCCTAAGATGCGCCACAGGCCCACCCCGCGCGTCAACTCAAAGGACAAACACGTCTTTGGGCCCATCATGGTGTACCAGACGCGCTCACCCGTGCCAATGCTGTGCCCCAGCGTGTGCGTTTGCACGTCCCAGAACCCCGAGAGCGGCTTAAACATCAACTGCCAGGAGCGGAAGTTGCATAACATTAGCGAGCTGAACCCCAAGCCCTCCTACCCAAAGAAGCTCCATCTCACCGGTAATTACTTGCAAGTGATCTACAGGAACGATTTGACCGAATACAGTTCCCTTGAACTGCTGCACCTGGGCAACAACAGGATCGCCGTGATCCAGCAGGGGTCCTTCGAGAACCTGACCAACCTGAGGCGGTTGTACCTGAACGGGAACTACATCGAGTCCCTCTCGCACTCGCTCTTCGTGGGCCTGCAGTCGCTGCAGTATCTGTACCTGgagtacaacatcatcaaggAGATCCTCCCGCAGACCTTCAACGACCTGCACAACCTGCAGCTGCTCTTCCTCAACAACAACCTGCTGCGCGCCCTTCCCGACAGCGTGTTCGGGGGCACCATGCTGACCCGCCTCAACCTGAGGAACAACCACTTCTCCCGGCTCCCGGTGCACGGCGTGCTGGACCAGCTGTCGGCCTTCATCCAGATCGACCTGCAGGAGAACCCGTGGGACTGCACGTGCGACCTCGTGGCGCTCAAGAACTGGATGGAGCTGTCGAGCACCAGCGTGGTGGTCAACGAGATCACGTGCGACTCGCCGTCCAAGCACGCCGGCCGCCTGCTGCGCTCGCTGCGCAACGAGGCCATCTGCCCCGA ttcctcctcctcctcctcctccaccacctccgcctccacctacagcccgcccccccccaccgagtCCCACCTCTACCCCCCGGAGCTGCACCCCGAGGTGCCGCTGTCGGTGCTGATCCTGGGCCTCCTGGTGGTCTTCATCCTCTCCGTGTGCTTCGGCGCCGGCCTCTTCGTCTTCGTGCTGAAGCGGCGCAAGGGGATGGAGCACGTCCCGGCGGGTGGCAACAACCTGGACCTCAACTCCTTCCAGGTGCAGTACGGCTCGTACGCCGCCGAGCCCGCCCCGGACAAGAGCTCCGAGAGCCACGTCTACAACTACATCCCGCCGCCCATGGGCTCCATGTGCCAAAACCCCATCTACATGCAGAAGGACGGCGAGCAGGTGGCGTTCTACCGCAACCTGAAGGAGCTCAGCTTCGGCCCGCTGGACGCCAAGAAGGACGAGCGTCTGGCGCGCAGCCCGGGGGCCTACGCCATCAGCACGGTGGATTTTATGGACAAGTCGCTGGCCCAGTGCGGCGTGGCGGTCGCGCCGGAGCCCCCGGAGCTGCTGTACCAGAACTTAGCGGAGAGGTCCCACAAGGAGCTCCCCGCCGCCGGCGGCTTACCTCCGTTCAGCTACAACTTTTGCACTTTACCCAAGAGGCCGTGCATCGTGCCGCCGTACGAGGCGGCGTCGGTGCGGCGGCTCCCGGCGAACCAGGAGCACCTGAACAAAACTGTGCTGTACGGCACCCCCAGGAAATACTACGGTGCCGAGCAGCCCTCCAAAAACAACGACCACCCCCTCCTGCTACCCGGGAAGCTAAAAACAGACCTGCCCGACTACCTGGAGGTGCTGGAGAAGCATACCGCGATGAGCCAACTGTAA
- the slitrk2 gene encoding SLIT and NTRK-like protein 2 isoform X1, which produces MLNGVLLLSVLTVSTLSSSKTESRKTSASKDICKNRCPCEERENLLNINCENKGFTTVSLFQAPPNKISQLFLNGNFLSRLHANEFVHYGNVTSLHLGNNGLQDIRTGAFNGLRYLKRLHLNNNNLEVIKEDTFAGLESLEYLQADYNYISAIEPGAFSKLNKLKVLILNDNLLLSLPTNVFRFVLLTHLDLRGNRLKTLPFAGVLEHIGGIMEIQLEENPWNCTCDLIPLKSWLDTISVFVGDIVCETPFRLHGKDITQLIKQDLCPRRNAGERVIHPPSDSHILGGPPPPTFLPGMITPTRIPKASRPPKMRHRPTPRVNSKDKHVFGPIMVYQTRSPVPMLCPSVCVCTSQNPESGLNINCQERKLHNISELNPKPSYPKKLHLTGNYLQVIYRNDLTEYSSLELLHLGNNRIAVIQQGSFENLTNLRRLYLNGNYIESLSHSLFVGLQSLQYLYLEYNIIKEILPQTFNDLHNLQLLFLNNNLLRALPDSVFGGTMLTRLNLRNNHFSRLPVHGVLDQLSAFIQIDLQENPWDCTCDLVALKNWMELSSTSVVVNEITCDSPSKHAGRLLRSLRNEAICPEPSETLPTPQQQPPTREPTAHSPGTEAPPAAAAAAAAAGSSPSSSSSSSTTSASTYSPPPPTESHLYPPELHPEVPLSVLILGLLVVFILSVCFGAGLFVFVLKRRKGMEHVPAGGNNLDLNSFQVQYGSYAAEPAPDKSSESHVYNYIPPPMGSMCQNPIYMQKDGEQVAFYRNLKELSFGPLDAKKDERLARSPGAYAISTVDFMDKSLAQCGVAVAPEPPELLYQNLAERSHKELPAAGGLPPFSYNFCTLPKRPCIVPPYEAASVRRLPANQEHLNKTVLYGTPRKYYGAEQPSKNNDHPLLLPGKLKTDLPDYLEVLEKHTAMSQL; this is translated from the coding sequence ATGCTGAACGGCGTTCTTCTACTGAGCGTCCTCACTGTCTCCACTCTGTCCTCCTCCAAGACGGAGAGCCGCAAAACTTCGGCTTCCAAAGACATCTGCAAAAATCGCTGTCCCTGTGAAGAGAGGGAAAACCTTTTAAACATCAACTGTGAGAATAAAGGCTTTACGACGGTCAGTCTGTTTCAAGCACCCCCGAATAAAATCTCCCAGCTTTTCCTCAACGGCAACTTTCTCTCTCGGCTCCACGCCAACGAGTTTGTCCATTATGGGAATGTCACGTCGCTGCACCTGGGAAACAACGGCCTGCAGGACATCCGCACGGGGGCTTTTAACGGACTCCGGTACCTGAAGAGACTTCATCTGAATAACAACAACTTGGAGGTCATTAAAGAGGACACGTTCGCAGGACTGGAGAGCTTGGAGTATTTGCAGGCTGACTATAATTACATCAGCGCCATCGAGCCCGGCGCCTTCAGTAAACTGAACAAACTCAAAGTGCTCATTCTCAACGATAACCTGCTGCTGTCGTTGCCCACCAATGTGTTCCGTTTTGTGCTCCTCACACACTTGGATTTACGTGGCAACAGGCTTAAGACGCTGCCGTTCGCCGGGGTTTTGGAGCATATCGGTGGGATCATGGAAATCCAGCTGGAGGAGAACCCATGGAACTGTACCTGCGATTTAATTCCCCTCAAGTCTTGGCTGGACACTATTTCCGTGTTTGTGGGCGACATCGTGTGCGAAACGCCGTTCCGGCTGCACGGTAAGGATATTACTCAGCTTATCAAGCAGGATCTGTGTCCACGTAGGAACGCCGGGGAGCGCGTTATCCACCCCCCCTCCGACTCACACATCCTAGGGGGGCCGCCACCCCCCACCTTCCTACCGGGCATGATTACCCCCACCCGCATCCCTAAAGCCTCCCGCCCCCCTAAGATGCGCCACAGGCCCACCCCGCGCGTCAACTCAAAGGACAAACACGTCTTTGGGCCCATCATGGTGTACCAGACGCGCTCACCCGTGCCAATGCTGTGCCCCAGCGTGTGCGTTTGCACGTCCCAGAACCCCGAGAGCGGCTTAAACATCAACTGCCAGGAGCGGAAGTTGCATAACATTAGCGAGCTGAACCCCAAGCCCTCCTACCCAAAGAAGCTCCATCTCACCGGTAATTACTTGCAAGTGATCTACAGGAACGATTTGACCGAATACAGTTCCCTTGAACTGCTGCACCTGGGCAACAACAGGATCGCCGTGATCCAGCAGGGGTCCTTCGAGAACCTGACCAACCTGAGGCGGTTGTACCTGAACGGGAACTACATCGAGTCCCTCTCGCACTCGCTCTTCGTGGGCCTGCAGTCGCTGCAGTATCTGTACCTGgagtacaacatcatcaaggAGATCCTCCCGCAGACCTTCAACGACCTGCACAACCTGCAGCTGCTCTTCCTCAACAACAACCTGCTGCGCGCCCTTCCCGACAGCGTGTTCGGGGGCACCATGCTGACCCGCCTCAACCTGAGGAACAACCACTTCTCCCGGCTCCCGGTGCACGGCGTGCTGGACCAGCTGTCGGCCTTCATCCAGATCGACCTGCAGGAGAACCCGTGGGACTGCACGTGCGACCTCGTGGCGCTCAAGAACTGGATGGAGCTGTCGAGCACCAGCGTGGTGGTCAACGAGATCACGTGCGACTCGCCGTCCAAGCACGCCGGCCGCCTGCTGCGCTCGCTGCGCAACGAGGCCATCTGCCCCGAGCCCAGCGAGACGTTGCCCACCCCTCAACAGCAGCCCCCCACCCGGGAGCCCACAGCGCACAGCCCCGGGACAGAggcgccccccgccgccgccgccgccgccgccgccgccggctcctccccttcctcctcctcctcctcctccaccacctccgcctccacctacagcccgcccccccccaccgagtCCCACCTCTACCCCCCGGAGCTGCACCCCGAGGTGCCGCTGTCGGTGCTGATCCTGGGCCTCCTGGTGGTCTTCATCCTCTCCGTGTGCTTCGGCGCCGGCCTCTTCGTCTTCGTGCTGAAGCGGCGCAAGGGGATGGAGCACGTCCCGGCGGGTGGCAACAACCTGGACCTCAACTCCTTCCAGGTGCAGTACGGCTCGTACGCCGCCGAGCCCGCCCCGGACAAGAGCTCCGAGAGCCACGTCTACAACTACATCCCGCCGCCCATGGGCTCCATGTGCCAAAACCCCATCTACATGCAGAAGGACGGCGAGCAGGTGGCGTTCTACCGCAACCTGAAGGAGCTCAGCTTCGGCCCGCTGGACGCCAAGAAGGACGAGCGTCTGGCGCGCAGCCCGGGGGCCTACGCCATCAGCACGGTGGATTTTATGGACAAGTCGCTGGCCCAGTGCGGCGTGGCGGTCGCGCCGGAGCCCCCGGAGCTGCTGTACCAGAACTTAGCGGAGAGGTCCCACAAGGAGCTCCCCGCCGCCGGCGGCTTACCTCCGTTCAGCTACAACTTTTGCACTTTACCCAAGAGGCCGTGCATCGTGCCGCCGTACGAGGCGGCGTCGGTGCGGCGGCTCCCGGCGAACCAGGAGCACCTGAACAAAACTGTGCTGTACGGCACCCCCAGGAAATACTACGGTGCCGAGCAGCCCTCCAAAAACAACGACCACCCCCTCCTGCTACCCGGGAAGCTAAAAACAGACCTGCCCGACTACCTGGAGGTGCTGGAGAAGCATACCGCGATGAGCCAACTGTAA